In Chloroflexota bacterium, the genomic window TGGGGAGAAAAGCCATTGGCAGTGAGGTTGGAGTGATGGTTGGTCTGCTAGTTGGGGTAGCTTTAAGGCCGAAGATAGTTTTGTAGTCGAGGTCAATGGTGAAGGTCGGCACCTTAAGTAGCAGAGTGGGTATGAGGATAACAAGTAAGAGGGCAACGAGGAAAACCATACTGTAGCTGATATCCTCTCCGGACCTGCCCCCCGAGCCTGGCTGATTTTCCCTCATTGGTTATCCCTTTCAGAGATGGATGATACATATATCGGCAGCGTGGGTAAGGCGACCTGGGCTCGCCTTCTGTGCCTGTCAGCGATTCTCCTATCTATAGCTTGCCCCCTTAGTCCCTGAAAAGTCAAGCTAGGCGAGAAGATGCTATAATACGTAACCAATGTGCTGTTGAACCTCGACATTGGTGCTGAGGAGGCGAGATTATGACCGTGCATATGGCCAGTGAAAGACTAACGGGACGGCTCAAGGAGATGGCCCTGGAGAAAGGCGCCGACCTCGTTGGAATCGCCCCCGTTGAACGATTTGTGTACGCCCCAGAGGGACGCCACCCCACGGACCACTTACCTAATGCCAGATCGGTCATCGTTCTGTCCAAGCACATCCCCGACGCCGTCATCGAACGATGGGGTAAGCCGCCAGCCTACTCTATAGGTCAATACCGTGTCTTTGGGCACAATATGATTAACATCAGATTGGCCCTCATCCAACAAGACCTTACCAGTTATCTGGAGGAACTTGGCTATCTGGCTTATCCGGTCCATCCAACGGGAGCACGTGCTGGACTATATGACGGCATTCGCCAGTACAGAGCCGATTTCTCCAATAGGCACGCCGCTGTGGCGGCTGGCCTGGGTGAGTTTGGTTGGTCTTCAATCGTATTAACTCCCCAGTATGGTCCCAGACAGCGCTTCACTTCTATCATCACCGATGCCTCTCTAGCCCCGGATCCGATGTACGCTGGGCCAGCGCTGTGTACCCAATGTTTGGCCTGTGCGAAGGTGTGTCCTATGCAGGCGATCAGTGCTGAGGCGGTCGTCTCATGCGAGATAGAGGGGCGTGTATTTGAATATGCCAAGGTTGACCACTGGCGCTGTCACTGGTGTGAAGTGGCTGGTCTGCGAGGGGAAGGTGGACCACGCTATATGGGATTCACCACTGATGTAGACCCTCCGGCGGTTGTGACACCAGAAAGCGTGCTTAAAGCAGCTAAGCGGATCGATCCCTGGCAAACCCATGCCCACGAATCGTTAGGCGTGGCCTGGTGTGGCAAATGCCTCCATCGCTGTACCGTTGGTAAGAAGCTCTTCCGCCGCAGATTAGAGGAACGCCGTCAGCGGAGGGTACAGGAGTATGATCTCCAATCCCCTTCAGGTCGAGCGTGACATTGGGAGGGTGTCGAAATTAATGAAGGAAAGGATGATCGCCATTGTCTCAGAATAAATCGCCAAACGCCGTATTGAGAAGTCGAGAGCTAACTGACGGTCCGGCCCGAATTGGACATCGGGCCTTGCTCAATGCCCTGGGCTTGTCCAGAGAAGCATTTGGAAGGCCCCTGGTGGCCATCGCCAATTGCTGGAATGAGGTCGTCCCTGGCTCCATGCATTTGCAATCAATTGCGACAGCGGTGAAACGTGGTGTTCTCAGGGGGGGAGGCACACCTCTTGAGTTCAACACCATTGCCGTATGCGATGGGCTGGCCCAAGGTCATGAGGGGATGAAGTATGTTCTACCCAGCAGGGACATCATTGCCCTCTCCATTGAGATTATGCTGCAGGCTCATCGCTTCGATGGGGTC contains:
- a CDS encoding 4Fe-4S binding protein, whose amino-acid sequence is MTVHMASERLTGRLKEMALEKGADLVGIAPVERFVYAPEGRHPTDHLPNARSVIVLSKHIPDAVIERWGKPPAYSIGQYRVFGHNMINIRLALIQQDLTSYLEELGYLAYPVHPTGARAGLYDGIRQYRADFSNRHAAVAAGLGEFGWSSIVLTPQYGPRQRFTSIITDASLAPDPMYAGPALCTQCLACAKVCPMQAISAEAVVSCEIEGRVFEYAKVDHWRCHWCEVAGLRGEGGPRYMGFTTDVDPPAVVTPESVLKAAKRIDPWQTHAHESLGVAWCGKCLHRCTVGKKLFRRRLEERRQRRVQEYDLQSPSGRA